In one candidate division KSB1 bacterium genomic region, the following are encoded:
- a CDS encoding SpoIIE family protein phosphatase — protein MTKNNITVLKKKAKRLATLIEVSTIINSSLDLDKVISLVLEKTQEVMDAEAGSVLLLNHETNRLEVQSALGNVGSAIKENISLEMGQGIAGWVAKEKKSLNVADVQNDPRFFKGADKITGFQTKSMLASPLIFKDKLIGVAEVINRRDGKSFSSDDEDLFNTFCGSVAMAVENARLHRVLLERERIQQQLESAQVIQQSFLPQSFPKCENNRFETWAAYKAAKSIGGDFYDFLMLDENHLAIVIGDVCGKGIPAALYMARVLSDFRFFTQLNNPSETVSRLNKQLVERSRNGMFVTLAYAVLNAKTGLITYVNAGHGPMLRINHLGNKVDIIGLAKEIPLAIREESIYQQESFQLEHGDYLVLFTDGISEARNIQGEQMSLEILADIIAKPWESPKMLTEFVLNKVLKLSKNSTQHDDLTLVAIRWN, from the coding sequence ATGACAAAGAATAACATTACAGTCCTCAAAAAAAAGGCGAAAAGGTTAGCCACCCTGATTGAAGTCAGCACGATTATCAACTCTTCGTTGGATTTAGACAAGGTAATCAGCCTGGTCCTGGAAAAAACGCAGGAAGTGATGGATGCGGAAGCCGGCTCGGTGTTATTATTGAATCATGAAACCAATCGGCTTGAAGTACAATCAGCCCTGGGAAATGTTGGCAGTGCCATAAAAGAAAATATCTCACTGGAAATGGGCCAGGGAATTGCCGGATGGGTTGCAAAAGAGAAAAAGTCCCTCAATGTAGCGGATGTTCAAAACGATCCTCGTTTCTTCAAAGGTGCGGATAAAATAACCGGGTTCCAAACCAAGAGCATGCTGGCCTCACCCTTGATATTTAAAGATAAGTTAATCGGTGTCGCTGAGGTGATCAACCGTCGTGACGGCAAGTCATTTTCATCAGATGATGAGGATTTATTTAACACTTTTTGCGGAAGCGTAGCTATGGCTGTGGAAAATGCCAGGTTGCACCGAGTTCTACTTGAAAGAGAACGAATTCAGCAGCAGTTGGAATCGGCGCAAGTTATACAACAAAGTTTCTTGCCGCAATCTTTCCCTAAATGTGAAAACAATCGCTTCGAAACCTGGGCGGCTTACAAAGCAGCAAAATCCATTGGTGGAGATTTTTATGATTTTTTAATGTTGGATGAAAATCATCTTGCAATCGTTATTGGAGATGTTTGTGGAAAAGGCATTCCGGCAGCTTTATATATGGCTCGCGTTTTAAGTGATTTTCGCTTTTTTACCCAATTGAATAACCCGAGTGAAACTGTTAGCCGATTGAATAAACAACTTGTAGAAAGAAGCCGCAATGGCATGTTTGTCACCCTGGCATATGCCGTTCTAAACGCCAAAACCGGCCTCATAACTTATGTCAATGCAGGACATGGTCCAATGCTACGAATAAATCATCTTGGCAATAAGGTGGATATCATTGGCCTGGCGAAGGAGATTCCTTTGGCAATCCGGGAAGAATCCATCTACCAGCAGGAGAGTTTTCAGTTAGAGCATGGAGATTATCTCGTCCTTTTTACCGATGGCATTAGTGAGGCCCGCAATATCCAAGGTGAACAAATGAGTTTGGAAATTCTTGCTGACATAATAGCAAAGCCGTGGGAATCTCCAAAAATGTTGACTGAATTTGTTTTGAATAAAGTATTGAAATTATCAAAAAATTCGACTCAGCATGATGATTTAACCCTGGTCGCAATCAGATGGAATTGA
- a CDS encoding ABC transporter ATP-binding protein, producing the protein MTSIKKKPIIQIRDLVTSYGDLTVLNGLNLDIYEDETFVILGRSGCGKSTLLRHLIGLQKPTSGEILLYGQDMARMSEDENVEVLKKIGMLFQGSALFNSMTLADNVALALQEHTNLEDSTIQIMARMKLDMVGLSGFEDFMPSQLSGGMRKRAGLARAIAMDPEVLFCDEPSAGLDPIVAAGIDELLLKLRQAFQMTLVVVTHEMASVELIADRIAMMHNGKILAVGTTEEIKNNQHSYIQQFMKREADKEEVDREKLLNALTGNGF; encoded by the coding sequence ATGACATCGATTAAAAAAAAACCGATCATCCAAATTCGTGACCTTGTCACTTCCTATGGTGATTTAACCGTTTTGAATGGCTTAAATCTCGATATTTATGAGGATGAAACTTTCGTTATTTTGGGACGATCCGGATGTGGCAAAAGCACTCTGCTCCGTCATCTCATCGGTTTACAAAAACCCACTTCCGGTGAGATACTGCTATATGGCCAAGATATGGCCCGAATGTCAGAAGATGAAAACGTCGAAGTATTAAAAAAAATCGGCATGTTATTTCAAGGATCCGCTCTTTTTAATTCAATGACTTTAGCCGATAATGTCGCATTGGCTTTACAAGAACATACGAACCTGGAAGATTCCACCATTCAAATTATGGCAAGAATGAAATTAGACATGGTTGGATTAAGCGGATTTGAAGATTTTATGCCATCTCAACTTTCCGGTGGAATGAGAAAACGCGCGGGTCTTGCCCGGGCAATTGCCATGGATCCGGAAGTTTTATTTTGCGATGAGCCATCTGCCGGTTTGGATCCCATAGTGGCAGCCGGGATCGATGAATTATTGTTAAAGTTACGACAAGCATTCCAGATGACATTAGTGGTTGTTACACATGAAATGGCATCCGTAGAATTAATTGCCGACCGAATTGCGATGATGCATAATGGAAAAATATTGGCAGTAGGTACTACTGAAGAAATTAAAAATAATCAACATTCATATATTCAACAATTCATGAAAAGAGAAGCAGACAAAGAAGAAGTTGATCGTGAAAAATTACTTAACGCCTTAACCGGTAATGGATTTTAG
- a CDS encoding STAS domain-containing protein, translating to MKDSINIQVDQTENLATVILSGEVDLYSSREARKIILELASRKVPIIIVDLSGVPYMDSSGLASMVEGLQKVESYKGKFILSGLQPMVNKVFELSRLNTVFTIYEDIDTALNELDEKNEPVGG from the coding sequence ATGAAGGATTCGATTAATATTCAAGTCGATCAAACTGAAAATCTGGCTACTGTTATTCTTTCAGGAGAAGTTGATTTATATTCGTCTCGAGAAGCTAGAAAAATTATTCTGGAACTTGCTTCCCGGAAAGTGCCTATCATCATAGTCGATTTAAGCGGGGTCCCTTATATGGATAGTTCCGGACTTGCTTCTATGGTGGAAGGTTTACAAAAGGTAGAATCTTACAAAGGCAAATTTATTTTGAGTGGACTACAACCTATGGTAAATAAAGTGTTCGAATTAAGCCGTTTAAATACTGTGTTTACGATCTATGAAGATATTGACACAGCGCTAAATGAGTTAGATGAAAAAAATGAGCCGGTGGGAGGATAG
- a CDS encoding ABC transporter permease: MVAAPFKGKKLRWNSTIIQMVRIGFDSIPIVAIIGFFVGLILGMQSAYQLKPFGATIFMANLVGVSITRELGPMLTAIIIAGRSGSAIAAEISTMQVSEEIDALKTMGLNPVPFLVVPRVMAMMVMLPCLTLISDVIGITGGVVVGIYMENIDFTLYMNQTASALVMKDLLTGLFKSVVFAWIIVTIACYQGFAASGGAESVGKRTTSSVVASMFMIIVADVFFTGLFYSTF; encoded by the coding sequence TTGGTTGCCGCGCCATTCAAAGGCAAAAAACTACGTTGGAATTCTACAATCATTCAAATGGTGCGAATCGGTTTTGATTCCATACCCATCGTTGCAATCATTGGATTCTTCGTCGGATTAATCCTGGGTATGCAGTCCGCCTACCAACTAAAACCATTCGGAGCAACCATATTTATGGCAAACCTGGTGGGCGTATCGATAACCCGGGAACTTGGTCCGATGCTGACCGCCATCATTATCGCCGGAAGAAGCGGCTCCGCTATTGCAGCTGAAATTTCAACCATGCAAGTTTCGGAAGAAATCGATGCTCTGAAAACCATGGGACTCAATCCGGTGCCCTTCCTGGTAGTTCCCCGTGTTATGGCAATGATGGTCATGCTTCCCTGTCTGACTTTAATCTCAGATGTCATTGGTATAACCGGTGGCGTGGTTGTGGGTATTTATATGGAAAATATTGATTTTACACTTTATATGAACCAAACTGCCTCCGCTTTGGTGATGAAAGATCTGCTTACCGGGTTATTCAAGAGTGTGGTTTTTGCTTGGATTATTGTAACCATTGCCTGTTACCAGGGCTTTGCAGCATCTGGAGGAGCGGAAAGTGTTGGCAAAAGAACGACCAGCTCGGTTGTGGCTTCAATGTTCATGATCATTGTGGCTGATGTTTTCTTTACCGGGTTATTTTATTCGACATTTTGA
- a CDS encoding ATP-binding protein, with amino-acid sequence MKNQSKQSNKVSLTVPGDARYLKVLRSVLESVGQIYDFEEKDIQSMQLAANEAFANIIEHSYCNQANCPIYITLSSSKDKLQLELEDEGIPLEPEKIKSRALEDVKPGGLGVHFMKSLMDEVIFDTSNKRNRLILIKERSKSNEGFD; translated from the coding sequence ATGAAAAATCAATCAAAACAATCCAATAAAGTGTCGCTCACGGTTCCCGGTGATGCTCGCTATCTCAAGGTACTTCGTTCTGTTCTTGAGTCTGTAGGCCAAATTTACGATTTTGAAGAAAAGGATATTCAATCCATGCAATTAGCTGCGAATGAAGCTTTTGCCAACATCATTGAACATTCGTATTGCAACCAGGCAAATTGCCCGATCTATATAACTCTTTCTTCCAGCAAGGATAAATTACAACTGGAACTGGAAGATGAGGGTATTCCATTGGAGCCGGAAAAAATCAAATCACGAGCCCTGGAAGACGTAAAACCAGGAGGTCTAGGAGTACATTTCATGAAATCCCTTATGGATGAGGTGATTTTTGATACTTCAAATAAACGAAATCGTTTGATTCTTATAAAGGAGAGAAGCAAATCCAATGAAGGATTCGATTAA